One Fuerstiella marisgermanici DNA window includes the following coding sequences:
- a CDS encoding REP-associated tyrosine transposase: protein MVKRRVYDAHKHIHFVTFSCYKRRKRSQHDQANRIIIGTMGSRLAVQKGLCLGFVIMHDHVHTLVWFPEPLQINPFMNKWKELTSKTLKSVLRERFPNYWSQIDSSEPIWQTRYYGFNIWSRSKVEEKRDYMHLNPVRAGLVQRANDWPWSSARWYLEHRSVGLPIRWPPGLEQMTSSQPICSRRPR from the coding sequence ATGGTTAAGCGGCGCGTTTACGATGCGCACAAACACATTCATTTTGTGACGTTCTCCTGTTACAAGCGGCGGAAACGCTCGCAGCATGATCAGGCGAATAGGATTATCATTGGAACCATGGGCAGCCGACTGGCCGTGCAGAAAGGTCTGTGCCTTGGATTCGTCATCATGCACGATCACGTCCACACTCTCGTGTGGTTCCCCGAGCCTCTTCAAATCAATCCGTTCATGAATAAGTGGAAGGAACTGACGTCCAAAACATTGAAGTCCGTGCTACGTGAGCGTTTCCCGAATTATTGGTCGCAGATCGATTCGTCCGAGCCGATCTGGCAGACACGTTACTACGGCTTCAACATTTGGTCACGCTCGAAGGTGGAGGAGAAACGGGATTACATGCACCTAAATCCCGTCCGGGCGGGTCTGGTGCAACGAGCCAACGACTGGCCATGGAGTTCGGCCCGCTGGTATCTGGAGCATCGATCTGTTGGCTTGCCGATTCGCTGGCCGCCGGGATTGGAACAGATGACCAGTTCGCAA
- a CDS encoding Gfo/Idh/MocA family protein — protein sequence MNNLASNTPSTRSTSLTRRQVLKSATAAAVGVIGSPAIVRSASLNSKLQVACIGVGGMGGATMNNVASHPNVQITALCDVDSKYLAAASGKHPDASKHKDWREMLADHADKFDAVTIGTPDHMHAAPAVTAIRAKKHLYLQKPMATTLHECRVITNEAAKAGVVTQLGNQGRSSIESRHTVELIRSGVIGKIKEVILWENKKLSWWPKNTDISGSGDAVPKSLDWDLWLGVQASRPYFASTYHPQTWRGWYGFGVGEMGDMGCHHFDTSFDALKLTAPLRVRQTTPITTGPLWGKQRQVELVFPGSDITAADTVKLTWHDGDVRPDASRIPLPSDVEKLPESGTCWIGEKGAIFKNYRGGKPVMLADSPSATSVSSSDLGKQNHYHDWVDAVIESRKACGDFSHGGPLTEAVLVGAMADRIGNDWLHWDRASQTFTNSKEATALVSRTYRDGWSVPGLG from the coding sequence ATGAACAATCTCGCCTCAAACACACCCTCCACCCGTAGCACATCGCTAACCCGACGACAGGTTCTAAAAAGCGCCACCGCGGCCGCTGTGGGAGTGATCGGCAGCCCTGCGATCGTCCGCAGTGCTTCACTGAATTCGAAGCTGCAGGTTGCCTGCATCGGTGTCGGCGGCATGGGCGGCGCCACGATGAACAACGTCGCGTCGCATCCCAACGTGCAAATTACCGCGCTGTGTGATGTCGACTCGAAGTACCTCGCTGCTGCCTCAGGCAAACATCCTGACGCCTCAAAACACAAAGACTGGCGTGAGATGCTGGCGGACCACGCCGACAAGTTTGATGCAGTGACCATCGGCACGCCCGACCACATGCACGCCGCCCCAGCGGTCACCGCCATTCGTGCAAAGAAGCATCTGTACCTGCAAAAGCCGATGGCAACGACGCTGCACGAATGCCGTGTGATCACAAATGAAGCGGCCAAAGCGGGCGTCGTCACTCAGTTGGGCAACCAGGGGCGTTCGAGCATTGAGAGTCGGCATACGGTAGAACTCATTCGCAGCGGCGTGATCGGTAAGATCAAAGAAGTCATTCTGTGGGAAAACAAGAAGCTCAGTTGGTGGCCCAAAAACACAGACATCAGCGGCTCCGGCGACGCGGTCCCCAAAAGCCTCGATTGGGATCTGTGGCTGGGCGTACAAGCGTCTCGGCCTTACTTTGCGAGCACCTATCATCCGCAGACATGGCGTGGCTGGTATGGGTTTGGCGTCGGTGAAATGGGCGACATGGGCTGCCACCATTTCGACACCAGTTTCGACGCGTTGAAGTTGACGGCACCGCTTCGCGTACGGCAGACGACGCCAATCACAACCGGACCTCTGTGGGGCAAGCAGCGTCAGGTGGAACTTGTTTTCCCGGGAAGCGATATCACCGCTGCCGACACCGTCAAGTTGACTTGGCACGATGGCGACGTGCGACCGGACGCGAGCCGAATTCCGTTGCCGTCAGACGTCGAAAAATTGCCGGAATCCGGCACCTGCTGGATCGGTGAGAAAGGTGCGATTTTCAAGAACTATCGTGGTGGAAAGCCAGTTATGTTAGCTGATTCACCGTCTGCGACCAGCGTATCTTCAAGCGACCTGGGCAAACAGAACCACTACCATGACTGGGTGGACGCCGTCATCGAAAGCCGCAAGGCGTGCGGCGATTTCAGTCATGGCGGACCGCTCACCGAAGCCGTCCTGGTCGGTGCGATGGCCGACCGAATCGGCAACGACTGGCTTCACTGGGACCGCGCCAGCCAAACATTCACCAACAGCAAGGAAGCCACGGCGCTGGTCTCGCGAACCTATCGTGACGGATGGAGCGTCCCCGGACTCGGCTGA
- the arsC gene encoding arsenate reductase (glutaredoxin) (This arsenate reductase requires both glutathione and glutaredoxin to convert arsenate to arsenite, after which the efflux transporter formed by ArsA and ArsB can extrude the arsenite from the cell, providing resistance.), with translation MTTIYHNPRCSKSRSALELLQSRGIPFEGVKYLDDPPDEKKLGQIVKWLGIKPEQLVRKKEKLFAELQLGEKSLSDKEWIAVLAANPKLIERPIVVHGKKAAIGRPLENISELLDA, from the coding sequence ATGACGACCATTTATCATAACCCTCGCTGTTCAAAGTCTCGCAGCGCATTGGAACTGCTTCAATCGCGAGGGATTCCCTTTGAGGGCGTGAAGTACCTCGATGATCCGCCCGACGAAAAGAAACTGGGCCAGATCGTGAAGTGGCTGGGGATCAAGCCGGAACAGTTGGTTCGCAAAAAGGAAAAGCTGTTTGCCGAATTGCAGCTTGGCGAAAAGTCGCTGTCCGACAAAGAGTGGATAGCGGTTCTCGCCGCCAATCCGAAATTGATCGAACGTCCGATTGTCGTCCATGGCAAAAAAGCGGCCATCGGTCGCCCGCTTGAGAACATCTCTGAGCTGCTTGACGCATAG
- the dinB gene encoding DNA polymerase IV, with protein sequence MILHVDMDAFYASVEERDDPSLRGKPVIVGGTPEGRGVVAAANYAVRKFGVHSAMATAKALKLCPDAIVLRPRMEHYSAVSQKIRDIFHRYTPLVEPLSLDEAFLDATGSAKLFGSVEKIGREIKDAIRDELNLVASVGVAPNKFLAKLASDLDKPDGFTVVHPDRIQEVLAPLSVSRIWGVGKVTKRTFDRIGIKTIGQLRELSLERLQETFGQSGAHFWKLARGIDDRKVVADRETKSISHETTFPEDVTDLDVLKAWLLELTEQVARRLRKHKLHGKTVQLKVRYSNFDTFTRSKSLAHPTDATNSLWAVASELLTKQLPDRPLVVRLLGMGVSNFHKPTAVQQSLFGDEDDDVEVPRDSKLDTVADQIRSRFGSTSLRRASTVQHEAEHKPQPRPE encoded by the coding sequence ATGATCCTGCACGTTGACATGGATGCGTTTTACGCATCGGTTGAAGAACGCGACGATCCAAGTCTTCGCGGGAAGCCTGTGATCGTCGGCGGGACGCCGGAAGGTCGCGGCGTTGTGGCGGCAGCGAACTACGCTGTTCGGAAGTTCGGCGTCCACAGTGCGATGGCCACGGCGAAGGCTCTAAAACTGTGTCCGGACGCAATCGTCCTGCGGCCTCGGATGGAACACTACTCGGCAGTATCGCAGAAAATTCGCGACATCTTCCATCGCTACACACCGCTGGTCGAACCGCTGTCGCTGGACGAAGCGTTTCTGGATGCAACGGGCAGTGCGAAGCTGTTCGGTTCGGTCGAAAAAATCGGTCGAGAGATCAAGGACGCCATTCGCGACGAACTGAATCTGGTCGCATCAGTAGGAGTCGCCCCGAACAAGTTTCTGGCCAAGTTGGCGAGTGACCTGGACAAGCCGGATGGGTTCACCGTCGTGCACCCTGATCGGATTCAGGAAGTTCTCGCCCCGCTATCGGTGAGTCGCATCTGGGGCGTCGGCAAGGTGACCAAACGAACGTTCGACCGGATCGGCATCAAGACGATTGGCCAGTTACGTGAACTTTCGCTGGAACGTCTTCAGGAAACATTCGGCCAAAGTGGTGCCCACTTCTGGAAGTTGGCTCGCGGAATCGACGACCGCAAAGTTGTGGCCGATCGAGAGACGAAATCGATTTCGCATGAGACGACGTTTCCCGAAGACGTGACGGATCTGGACGTGCTGAAGGCGTGGTTATTGGAACTCACCGAACAGGTGGCTCGCCGACTAAGGAAGCACAAACTGCACGGGAAGACCGTTCAGCTGAAAGTGCGTTACAGCAACTTCGATACATTTACGCGTTCAAAAAGCTTAGCTCACCCAACCGACGCCACGAATTCGCTGTGGGCGGTCGCGTCGGAATTGTTAACGAAACAGCTGCCCGATCGACCGTTGGTGGTGCGATTGCTGGGAATGGGCGTTTCCAACTTCCACAAACCGACCGCCGTGCAGCAGTCGTTGTTTGGTGACGAAGACGACGATGTTGAGGTTCCTCGCGATTCGAAGCTGGACACTGTGGCCGACCAAATTCGCAGCCGCTTCGGCAGCACATCCTTGCGGCGAGCCTCCACGGTCCAGCATGAAGCCGAACACAAGCCGCAACCGAGACCGGAATAG
- a CDS encoding ABC transporter permease encodes MKRVLILAFKDLKLITRDKLGMFFMLGFPILMALFFGTIMGNAGASGSRSLKVAVVDLDNSDMSQRFVAALKENDVVSVAAMPEDEAVNSVRKGDHVGVVILPAGFGKTAGILWESGPAIRMGLDPSRKAEAGMLQGMVMQSMGQLVMARFQDPALMRTVIEDSKADISGDETIPPATRLVLNGLMDSLTNMFDSIERVNLENSDSDQSANSGFGGFELANIEQIDVSREVDPNSRAAVLKKVRSGWDISFPLSMVWAVLACVAGFATLIVREQTLGTDTRLMVAPVNRGQLLAGKGVACFICLTCVLSTMILIAVALGMRPLRWDLVALAVVSIGIGFVGLMLPMSLIGKTEQAVSGAVWGICTVMAMFGGGMIPVVFMPDFVQKLSDYVPVKWAVYAMEGAIWRGFSFREMLVPCGLLAIIGGVAGTVGVYLISRRN; translated from the coding sequence ATGAAACGCGTCCTTATTCTTGCCTTCAAAGATCTGAAGCTCATCACCCGCGACAAGTTGGGGATGTTCTTCATGCTGGGCTTTCCCATTTTGATGGCTCTGTTTTTCGGAACCATCATGGGAAACGCCGGAGCGTCCGGCAGTCGTTCGCTGAAGGTCGCGGTCGTTGACCTCGACAATTCAGACATGTCGCAGCGTTTTGTGGCGGCGTTAAAAGAAAACGATGTCGTCAGCGTGGCGGCAATGCCGGAAGACGAAGCCGTCAACAGCGTGCGGAAAGGCGACCATGTTGGTGTCGTCATCCTGCCCGCTGGTTTTGGCAAAACAGCAGGAATCCTGTGGGAATCGGGACCGGCGATTCGCATGGGACTCGACCCTTCTCGCAAAGCCGAAGCCGGCATGCTGCAGGGCATGGTCATGCAATCAATGGGGCAACTCGTGATGGCTCGGTTCCAGGATCCGGCCTTGATGCGAACAGTGATAGAGGATTCGAAAGCTGACATCAGCGGTGATGAGACGATCCCACCGGCCACGCGTCTGGTCTTGAACGGCCTGATGGATTCGCTGACGAACATGTTCGATTCGATTGAACGCGTGAACCTGGAGAACAGCGACAGCGATCAGTCGGCCAATTCTGGTTTCGGCGGTTTCGAACTCGCCAACATCGAACAAATCGACGTGTCGCGCGAGGTTGATCCGAACTCACGAGCGGCAGTTCTGAAGAAGGTCCGATCCGGCTGGGACATTAGTTTTCCCCTGTCGATGGTGTGGGCTGTTTTAGCCTGCGTGGCTGGCTTTGCGACGCTGATTGTTCGTGAACAGACGCTCGGCACAGACACGCGGCTGATGGTGGCTCCGGTTAATCGCGGTCAGTTGCTGGCAGGGAAGGGCGTTGCGTGTTTCATCTGCCTGACATGCGTGCTTTCAACGATGATTCTGATCGCTGTGGCACTTGGTATGCGACCGTTGCGCTGGGATTTGGTCGCGTTGGCAGTCGTCTCAATCGGCATCGGCTTTGTTGGCCTGATGCTGCCGATGTCGTTGATCGGAAAGACAGAACAGGCAGTGTCTGGCGCGGTTTGGGGCATCTGTACCGTGATGGCGATGTTCGGCGGCGGCATGATCCCCGTCGTTTTCATGCCAGACTTTGTTCAGAAGCTCAGCGACTACGTTCCGGTAAAATGGGCCGTGTATGCCATGGAAGGAGCGATCTGGCGTGGCTTCAGCTTTCGTGAGATGCTGGTCCCCTGCGGCCTGTTGGCGATCATCGGTGGCGTCGCGGGAACGGTTGGCGTGTATCTCATTTCGCGGCGGAACTAG
- a CDS encoding ABC transporter ATP-binding protein has protein sequence MTEATATISVNSVRKSFGAIPAVDGVSFEIAPGEAFGLLGPNGAGKTTTLSMLVGIIAPDAGDVRINGGDPANKATRQGIGIAPQSLSLYEELTAAENLSFFAKLYDYSGKRLAERIEWALEFAALTDRSQHLVKTYSGGMKRRLNMAVALIHDPQVILFDEPTVGVDPQSRNHIFDRIEQLKDGGRTIIYTTHYMEEAQRLCDRVGIMDQGKLLAVDTVNSLLKAHGGDSTVEGQLNPECHSAEFPGLKADGRFRFESGDPLQQVTTLAAAGVSFQTLQIRQPDLETVFLSLTGRRLRDE, from the coding sequence ATGACTGAAGCAACAGCGACGATTTCCGTGAATTCGGTTCGCAAATCCTTCGGAGCGATTCCGGCGGTTGATGGCGTATCGTTCGAAATTGCGCCGGGCGAAGCGTTCGGGTTGCTGGGGCCGAACGGAGCTGGAAAAACCACGACGCTAAGTATGCTGGTCGGCATCATCGCGCCGGACGCCGGAGACGTGCGAATCAACGGCGGCGATCCTGCCAACAAAGCAACTCGCCAGGGAATCGGCATCGCACCGCAGAGTCTGTCGTTGTACGAAGAGCTGACGGCAGCCGAAAATCTAAGCTTCTTCGCAAAGCTGTATGACTATTCAGGCAAACGACTGGCAGAACGAATCGAATGGGCGTTGGAGTTTGCTGCCTTGACGGATCGCAGTCAGCATCTGGTGAAGACCTATTCCGGCGGAATGAAACGTCGGCTGAACATGGCGGTGGCGCTAATCCACGACCCGCAGGTCATCCTGTTTGACGAACCCACGGTCGGCGTCGACCCGCAGTCGCGCAACCATATTTTTGATCGGATCGAACAGCTTAAAGACGGCGGACGAACGATCATCTATACAACTCACTACATGGAAGAAGCTCAACGACTGTGTGATCGCGTGGGCATTATGGATCAGGGAAAGTTGCTGGCGGTCGATACCGTGAATTCGCTGCTGAAGGCTCACGGCGGCGACTCAACGGTCGAAGGGCAATTGAATCCGGAGTGTCATTCTGCGGAATTCCCGGGACTAAAAGCAGACGGACGCTTCCGCTTCGAATCCGGCGATCCACTTCAGCAGGTGACTACTTTGGCAGCCGCTGGCGTTTCGTTTCAAACGCTGCAAATCCGGCAGCCGGATCTGGAAACCGTGTTTCTGTCGTTAACGGGACGCAGGTTGCGAGATGAGTGA
- a CDS encoding arylsulfatase yields the protein MNTPIFHSLCFFLLATATGVAQSPPNIVIVMPDDMGYGDMGCTGNPVIRTPHLDRLASESAQLTDFYVSPVCSPTRACLMTGRYNYRTRVVDTFKGRSMMDPEEVTIAERLKQAGYATGIFGKWHLGDNYPLRPQDQGFDEVLIHRGGGLAQPSEPIENERRYTDPILFHNGEQVQTEGYCTDVYFDAAIDFMKQSRKAGKPFFVYLPPNAPHGPYHDVPEDLLKYYQSIDLTPALGKNKSEKHRDSVARVFAMVENIDQNMGRLDEYLTDSGEKPNTLVLFFTDNGPNTNRYVGPFREMKSWVHEGGIRTAFFARWPGQLEPGHKSDRIAAHIDVLPTLLAAAEVDTPADVKLDGRNVLPLLTGKADDWPDRDLFLQTHRGDAPVEFHHFGMRTQEWKLVHPTGFGNESITRDKPFELYRVGDDPGEATNLADRHPELLTDMKRRYHAWLKDVSSTRPNNYAPPRIIIGSDKERTSHLSIQDWRVGDSAGWGANGVWEVRVVDEGPYDATIRWDKAIGDHDVTLRVGDARFRGKLSPEESEVAFSNIKLPTGEADISVVIGRGDPRRDQAPRFVTLERT from the coding sequence ATGAACACACCAATCTTCCACTCGCTTTGTTTCTTCCTGCTGGCCACCGCCACCGGCGTTGCTCAGTCGCCTCCTAACATCGTCATCGTCATGCCGGACGACATGGGCTACGGCGACATGGGTTGCACGGGCAACCCCGTCATCCGAACACCGCACCTGGATCGGCTGGCCAGCGAGAGTGCTCAGTTAACGGACTTCTATGTGAGCCCCGTGTGTTCACCGACGCGAGCCTGCCTGATGACGGGGCGGTACAACTATCGCACGCGAGTTGTCGATACTTTCAAAGGGCGTTCGATGATGGACCCCGAGGAAGTGACCATCGCCGAACGGCTGAAGCAGGCGGGTTACGCCACGGGCATCTTTGGCAAGTGGCATCTGGGCGACAACTATCCGCTGCGACCGCAGGATCAGGGTTTCGATGAAGTCCTGATTCACCGAGGCGGCGGGCTGGCTCAACCTTCCGAACCGATCGAAAACGAACGCCGCTACACCGATCCGATTCTGTTTCACAACGGCGAACAGGTACAGACAGAAGGCTACTGCACAGACGTGTATTTCGACGCGGCAATCGACTTCATGAAGCAAAGCCGCAAAGCGGGTAAGCCATTTTTTGTGTACCTTCCACCGAATGCCCCGCACGGACCTTACCACGACGTGCCGGAAGACCTGCTGAAGTACTATCAATCAATCGATTTGACTCCAGCACTGGGAAAGAACAAATCGGAAAAACACCGTGACAGCGTGGCACGAGTTTTCGCGATGGTCGAAAACATCGATCAGAACATGGGCCGTCTGGACGAATACCTAACCGACAGCGGTGAAAAACCGAACACGCTGGTGCTGTTCTTCACGGACAACGGGCCGAACACCAATCGTTACGTCGGACCGTTTCGAGAAATGAAGTCGTGGGTTCACGAGGGCGGAATTCGGACCGCGTTTTTTGCGCGCTGGCCTGGTCAGCTTGAGCCCGGCCACAAGAGCGACCGCATTGCCGCCCATATCGACGTGTTGCCAACCTTGCTGGCTGCGGCTGAAGTCGATACGCCCGCCGATGTGAAACTTGACGGACGCAACGTGCTGCCGCTGCTCACGGGAAAGGCTGACGACTGGCCCGATCGCGACCTGTTCCTGCAGACTCACCGAGGCGATGCGCCCGTGGAATTTCACCACTTTGGCATGAGGACTCAGGAATGGAAACTGGTCCACCCGACCGGCTTCGGCAACGAATCAATCACGAGGGACAAGCCGTTCGAGTTGTATCGGGTTGGCGATGACCCGGGTGAAGCAACCAACCTCGCGGATCGGCATCCGGAACTTCTGACCGATATGAAACGCCGCTATCACGCATGGTTAAAGGATGTCTCGTCGACTCGCCCGAACAACTACGCACCGCCGCGTATCATCATCGGTTCCGACAAAGAACGCACCTCGCATCTTTCGATTCAGGACTGGCGAGTAGGCGACAGCGCCGGCTGGGGCGCGAATGGCGTTTGGGAAGTCCGCGTAGTAGATGAAGGGCCGTACGACGCCACGATTCGCTGGGACAAGGCGATCGGCGATCATGACGTCACTTTACGAGTCGGCGACGCACGCTTTCGTGGCAAGCTGAGCCCTGAAGAATCAGAGGTCGCATTTTCAAACATCAAACTCCCGACCGGAGAAGCCGACATCAGCGTTGTGATTGGCCGGGGAGATCCCCGCCGCGATCAAGCGCCGCGTTTCGTGACATTGGAGCGGACGTAA
- a CDS encoding sigma-70 family RNA polymerase sigma factor — protein MSESAASRELLQRAREGDQAALGELLNAQNRLLQQMAQQEVNGRLQARLSAADIVQQTCLSAIRNFNDFQGDNEPQFAAWLKEVHERNVRDVVRRHVTAKKRAISAQQATDEKTLQADSLHTPSRKAMLDESTAQLLRALDSLPEMQAEAVRLRHLEQLSLTEIAERMDRSDVAVASLLKRGLAALRERLPGDSE, from the coding sequence ATGTCTGAATCTGCTGCCAGCCGGGAACTACTTCAGCGAGCGCGCGAAGGCGATCAGGCGGCACTGGGCGAATTATTGAACGCTCAAAACCGCTTGCTGCAGCAGATGGCTCAACAGGAAGTCAACGGGCGTTTGCAGGCCCGGCTAAGTGCGGCCGACATTGTGCAGCAAACGTGTTTATCTGCCATTCGTAATTTCAACGACTTCCAGGGCGACAACGAACCTCAGTTCGCGGCTTGGCTAAAAGAAGTGCATGAACGCAATGTGCGGGATGTCGTCCGTCGGCACGTAACGGCCAAAAAACGAGCGATTTCTGCTCAACAGGCGACGGACGAAAAAACTCTTCAGGCTGATTCTTTGCACACCCCTAGCCGCAAGGCCATGCTCGACGAATCGACCGCTCAGCTGCTGCGAGCACTCGATTCACTGCCGGAAATGCAGGCCGAAGCCGTCCGACTGCGGCATCTGGAACAGCTTTCTCTGACTGAGATCGCAGAACGGATGGACCGCTCGGACGTCGCCGTGGCGTCACTGTTGAAGCGAGGGCTGGCGGCGTTAAGAGAGCGTTTGCCGGGCGATTCTGAATAA